The Lucilia cuprina isolate Lc7/37 chromosome 5, ASM2204524v1, whole genome shotgun sequence genome includes a window with the following:
- the LOC111690799 gene encoding girdin isoform X4 produces MAAAAVAGAAVSANEIDEFINGALVSWLESCLSRPEILTGYSSLLDGLIIHSVWLQIDPEPQNNPSEINDNNDVALCIARAKNFECIVRNLKSLFEDEFGQTILVLPDCYILGYHPETKQGLEQMKILLTLLLGAAVQCPNKELFIGRIKELDVETQHAIVELIKQVTDNHSLVLTEESLDLLTPQAMYNHILRLTKERDSMYLKWISSVCTERDILSTSGCGDNSSNLSLSASSGLTATPISSTSNTENNHMAVELADLKSKLRKLRQELEEKSEGQLELREELEHKNAQYEKLRLESQEWYSEAKRASAYRDELDVLRERAERADRLEIELQKFKEKLTDSEFYKTRVEELREDNRMLLESKEMLEEQLQRWRKRSEHVMTLESEIIKYKQKLNDMALERDSDRSRLEELIEENTQLQLVAKNLNSTLDMDKSFSDNDEECNSGDNSLSEQLTNNAQTRALKLELENRRLTAALDQLKESSFHESTNKMLELEKEKKKLSLKIEQMQDNIQRLSQQNIELENVFKDALEENKKMQITLDQRQKAYDKQSQEREVERTKISDLEKHVETLNKEKQRIQTLNESVQRRADDLERMVDSRSKEIEQYIEKVKTFENTKETVYELQAKLNTFERENASLAKEVAKLKENLEEKSVLLDGQCAVVENQTKEILRLTKSLEEAELTQVRLNDLEVQNQELVSQRDIDLQTIATLRNDLVTGTLATNKVRHNLEKLGLNVDPTDEKTELNVETVVEKLVRNPETFKTVREIMLNVSKEQLENGNAKSDICVLCHRKEVFTVEKNIELSSASEVFEIAELTKLSEANTQLSALNVALQSTYDQLQAENARFKVDVATLGSQITSLNTQHVALQLANSQLAADKDVLLKENEQLKKEHKNLLQDQVTLQCLHEQLSSEYESLNKGKEQLKGVVRDLRNESRELREHIVVLETQIDDLKRQNTSMKSCSEDLAILRTEHSKLTDDFRNLFATSERFKNEYKNIQEQYKMIRMENGKLKLQNNELTGELGSRNDQLKMLEIQYAKSTQRCEMLMQQNGDLDTERKTLMENVSHLLKQYHELLTLSLEDKKHFHEEEKSYTECVHNLNRQKEKLEEKIMELFKKSEAVVPKKKPFASNLVRRVKKASSDLMNKVPSRNRRSWIDDSRLTQSQFMIGSESGGNDSDNSTEEPLSINSDTHLLQRNIPIRQSLQRDVLDHSISRGGTMRSSLQSQKLWRRLM; encoded by the exons TTGGAATCCTGCCTCTCTCGGCCAGAAATTCTTACGGGTTATTCTTCTCTCCTTGATGGCCTAATCATTCACAGTGTATGGCTTCAGATCGACCCGGAACCACAAAATAATCCAAGCGAAATAAATGATAACAACGACGTAGCTCTATGCATTGCTAGAgcgaaaaattttgaatgtatagtacgaaatttaaaatcattatttgaAGATGAATTTGGACAGACCATTTTGGTGCTACCAGATTGTTATATACTCGGTTATCATCCCGAAACTAAACAGGGTTTggaacaaatgaaaatattattaacactaCTACTAGGTGCTGCAGTGCAGTGTCCAAATAAAGAACTTTTTATTGGTAGAATAAAAGAATTGGATGTGGAAACGCAACATGCGATTGTTGAGTTAATAAAACAG GTCACCGATAATCATAGCTTAGTTCTGACGGAAGAATCTTTGGATTTGCTTACGCCTCAGGCCATGTATAATCACATTTTAAGATTAACCAAAGAACGTGATAGCATGTATTTAAAGTGGATTTCATCGGTGTGTACGGAGCGCGATATATTGAGCACTTCAGGCTGTGGTGACAATTCTTCCAATTTGTCATTATCGGCTTCGAGTGGACTGACAGCTACACCGATTTCGTCCACATCAAATACAGAAAATAATCATATGGCAGTTGAATTGGCagatttaaaatcaaaactaaGAAAATTGCGTCAAGAGCT tGAGGAGAAGTCAGAAGGCCAGTTGGAACTACGCGAAGAACTGGAACACAAAAATGCTCAGTATGAAAAACTTCGTTTAGAA aGCCAGGAGTGGTATTCTGAAGCAAAGCGTGCTTCAGCATACCGCGATGAGTTGGATGTTTTAAGAGAACGCGCCGAAAGAGCAGATCGTTTAGAAATAGAACTACAAAAATTCAAAGAGAAACTTACAGATTCCGAGTTCTATAAGACAAGGGTTGAAGAACTTCGCGAAGATAATCGAATGCTTTTAGAGTCAAA GGAAATGCTAGAAGAACAATTGCAACGATGGCGCAAAAGATCGGAACATGTTATGACTTTGGAGTCAGAAatcattaaatataaacaaaagctgaATGATATGGCACTAGAAAGAGACTCTGATCGTTCTAGATTAGAGGAATTAATAGAAGAGAATACCCAACTACAATTGGTTGCCAAGAATCTTAATAGTACTTTAGACATGgacaagtcattttctgataaTGACGAAGAGTGTAATTCGGGTGACAATAGTTTATCTGAACAATTGACAAATAATGCTCAG ACACGTGCATTAAAATTAGAGCTAGAAAATCGGCGGCTCACGGCTGCACTAGATCAACTTAAAGAATCTTCTTTCCACGAATCCACCAATAAAATGTTAGAATTGGagaaagaaaagaagaaattaagtttaaaaattgaacaGATGCAAGACAATATTCAACGTCTATCTCAACAAAACATTGAACTAGAAAATGTATTCAAAGATGCGCTAGaggaaaataagaaaatgcaaataaCTTTAGATCAGCGTCAAAAGGCCTACGATAAACAAAGTCAAGAACGTGAGGTAGAGCGCACGAAAATATCTGATTTAGAAAAACATGTAGAAACACTGAATAAGGAAAAACAACGTATTCAGACACTTAACGAAAGTGTGCAACGCCGTGCCGATGACTTAGAACGTATGGTTGATTCGCGCTCAAAAGAGATTGAACAGTACATAGAGAAAgtgaaaacttttgaaaatactAAAGAAACTGTTTATGAGCTGCAAGCTAAACTTAATACATTCGAACGGGAAAATGCCAGCCTTGCTAAAGAAGTGGCAAAATTAAAAGAGAACCTCGAAGAGAAATCAGTGTTGTTGGATGGTCAGTGTGCAGTAGTTGAAAATCaaactaaagaaatattacGCTTAACAAAATCTCTAGAAGAAGCTGAACTTACTCAGGTTCGACTTAATGACTTGGAAGTGCAAAATCAGGAACTGGTATCCCAACGAGATATTGATTTACAAACCATTGCCACTCTACGCAATGATTTGGTCACTGGCACTCTGGCCACCAATAAAGTGAGGCACAATTTGGAAAAACTTGGCTTAAATGTCGATCCCACAGATGAAAAAACTGAGTTGAATGTAGAAACAGTTGTAGAAAAATTGGTACGCAATCCGGAAACATTTAAAACCGTGCGTGAAATTATGCTCAATGTTTCTAAGGAACAATTAGAAAATGGTAATGCTAAATCAGATATTTGTGTACTTTGTCATCGGAAAGAAGTATTTACCGTTGAAAAGAACATAGAACTCTCTTCAGCTTCTGAAGTTTTTGAAATAGCGGAGTTAACAAAACTTTCAGAAGCCAACACACAACTAAGTGCGCTAAATGTGGCACTGCAATCAACATATGACCAACTACAAGCCGAAAATGCCCGCTTTAAAGTTGACGTTGCTACATTAGGTTCCCAGATAACCTCATTAAATACGCAACACGTTGCATTACAATTGGCCAATTCTCAATTGGCTGCTGACAAAGATGTACTTTTGAAAGAAAATGAACAGCTCAAAAAAGAGCATAAAAACCTTCTACAGGATCAAGTTACTTTGCAATGTTTACATGAGCAGCTATCATCGGAATACGAATCTCTTAACAAGGGCAAAGAACAACTCAAAGGAGTAGTACGGGACTTGCGTAATGAGTCACGCGAACTTCGAGAACATATTGTTGTCTTAGAAACCCAAATTGATGATTTGAAGCGCCAAAATACATCGATGAAATCTTGTTCCGAAGATCTTGCCATTCTTCGTACTGAACATTCAAAGCTGACGGATGATTTTCGTAACTTGTTCGCAACCAGCGAACGTTTTAAGaatgaatacaaaaatattcaagaaCAATACAAAATGATACGTATGGAAAATGGTAAACTAAAACTACAAAACAACGAACTCACTGGTGAATTGGGCAGTCGAAACGATCAACTAAAAATGCTAGAAATACAGTATGCGAAATCAACACAGCGCTGtgag atGTTGATGCAACAAAATGGAGATTTAGACACAGAACGAAAAACTTTAATGGAAAATGTTTCTCATCTACTAAAGCAATACCATGAATTATTAACCCTATCGCTAGAAGATAAAAAACATTTCCACGAAGAAGAGAAAAGTTACACAGAATGTGTACATAACTTAAATCGCCAAAAAGAAAAGTTAGAGGAAAAGATTATGGAACTCTTTAAAAAATCAGAAGCTGTTGtaccaaaaaa AAAACCATTTGCAAGTAATTTGGTAAGACGTGTAAAAAAAGCCAGTTCAGATTTGATGAATAAAGTTCCAAGTCgt AATCGTCGTTCTTGGATTGATGACTCCCGATTAACTCAATCACAGTTTATGATTGGTTCCGAATCAGGTGGCAATGATTCTGATAATAGTACCGAAGAACCACTATCGATTAACTCGGATACTCATTTGTTGCAGCGCAATATTCCAATACGTCAAAGTCTTCAGCG TGATGTTTTGGACCATTCCATTTCTCGTGGTGGTACTATGAGGAGTAGTTTGCAATCACAAAAAC tttggaGGCGCCTGATGTAA
- the LOC111690799 gene encoding girdin isoform X3 — protein sequence MAAAAVAGAAVSANEIDEFINGALVSWLESCLSRPEILTGYSSLLDGLIIHSVWLQIDPEPQNNPSEINDNNDVALCIARAKNFECIVRNLKSLFEDEFGQTILVLPDCYILGYHPETKQGLEQMKILLTLLLGAAVQCPNKELFIGRIKELDVETQHAIVELIKQVTDNHSLVLTEESLDLLTPQAMYNHILRLTKERDSMYLKWISSVCTERDILSTSGCGDNSSNLSLSASSGLTATPISSTSNTENNHMAVELADLKSKLRKLRQELEEKSEGQLELREELEHKNAQYEKLRLESQEWYSEAKRASAYRDELDVLRERAERADRLEIELQKFKEKLTDSEFYKTRVEELREDNRMLLESKEMLEEQLQRWRKRSEHVMTLESEIIKYKQKLNDMALERDSDRSRLEELIEENTQLQLVAKNLNSTLDMDKSFSDNDEECNSGDNSLSEQLTNNAQTRALKLELENRRLTAALDQLKESSFHESTNKMLELEKEKKKLSLKIEQMQDNIQRLSQQNIELENVFKDALEENKKMQITLDQRQKAYDKQSQEREVERTKISDLEKHVETLNKEKQRIQTLNESVQRRADDLERMVDSRSKEIEQYIEKVKTFENTKETVYELQAKLNTFERENASLAKEVAKLKENLEEKSVLLDGQCAVVENQTKEILRLTKSLEEAELTQVRLNDLEVQNQELVSQRDIDLQTIATLRNDLVTGTLATNKVRHNLEKLGLNVDPTDEKTELNVETVVEKLVRNPETFKTVREIMLNVSKEQLENGNAKSDICVLCHRKEVFTVEKNIELSSASEVFEIAELTKLSEANTQLSALNVALQSTYDQLQAENARFKVDVATLGSQITSLNTQHVALQLANSQLAADKDVLLKENEQLKKEHKNLLQDQVTLQCLHEQLSSEYESLNKGKEQLKGVVRDLRNESRELREHIVVLETQIDDLKRQNTSMKSCSEDLAILRTEHSKLTDDFRNLFATSERFKNEYKNIQEQYKMIRMENGKLKLQNNELTGELGSRNDQLKMLEIQYAKSTQRCEMLMQQNGDLDTERKTLMENVSHLLKQYHELLTLSLEDKKHFHEEEKSYTECVHNLNRQKEKLEEKIMELFKKSEAVVPKKKPFASNLVRRVKKASSDLMNKVPSRNRRSWIDDSRLTQSQFMIGSESGGNDSDNSTEEPLSINSDTHLLQRNIPIRQSLQRDVLDHSISRGGTMRSSLQSQKRTDLNNSRRNSVHGKIIIKFWECSV from the exons TTGGAATCCTGCCTCTCTCGGCCAGAAATTCTTACGGGTTATTCTTCTCTCCTTGATGGCCTAATCATTCACAGTGTATGGCTTCAGATCGACCCGGAACCACAAAATAATCCAAGCGAAATAAATGATAACAACGACGTAGCTCTATGCATTGCTAGAgcgaaaaattttgaatgtatagtacgaaatttaaaatcattatttgaAGATGAATTTGGACAGACCATTTTGGTGCTACCAGATTGTTATATACTCGGTTATCATCCCGAAACTAAACAGGGTTTggaacaaatgaaaatattattaacactaCTACTAGGTGCTGCAGTGCAGTGTCCAAATAAAGAACTTTTTATTGGTAGAATAAAAGAATTGGATGTGGAAACGCAACATGCGATTGTTGAGTTAATAAAACAG GTCACCGATAATCATAGCTTAGTTCTGACGGAAGAATCTTTGGATTTGCTTACGCCTCAGGCCATGTATAATCACATTTTAAGATTAACCAAAGAACGTGATAGCATGTATTTAAAGTGGATTTCATCGGTGTGTACGGAGCGCGATATATTGAGCACTTCAGGCTGTGGTGACAATTCTTCCAATTTGTCATTATCGGCTTCGAGTGGACTGACAGCTACACCGATTTCGTCCACATCAAATACAGAAAATAATCATATGGCAGTTGAATTGGCagatttaaaatcaaaactaaGAAAATTGCGTCAAGAGCT tGAGGAGAAGTCAGAAGGCCAGTTGGAACTACGCGAAGAACTGGAACACAAAAATGCTCAGTATGAAAAACTTCGTTTAGAA aGCCAGGAGTGGTATTCTGAAGCAAAGCGTGCTTCAGCATACCGCGATGAGTTGGATGTTTTAAGAGAACGCGCCGAAAGAGCAGATCGTTTAGAAATAGAACTACAAAAATTCAAAGAGAAACTTACAGATTCCGAGTTCTATAAGACAAGGGTTGAAGAACTTCGCGAAGATAATCGAATGCTTTTAGAGTCAAA GGAAATGCTAGAAGAACAATTGCAACGATGGCGCAAAAGATCGGAACATGTTATGACTTTGGAGTCAGAAatcattaaatataaacaaaagctgaATGATATGGCACTAGAAAGAGACTCTGATCGTTCTAGATTAGAGGAATTAATAGAAGAGAATACCCAACTACAATTGGTTGCCAAGAATCTTAATAGTACTTTAGACATGgacaagtcattttctgataaTGACGAAGAGTGTAATTCGGGTGACAATAGTTTATCTGAACAATTGACAAATAATGCTCAG ACACGTGCATTAAAATTAGAGCTAGAAAATCGGCGGCTCACGGCTGCACTAGATCAACTTAAAGAATCTTCTTTCCACGAATCCACCAATAAAATGTTAGAATTGGagaaagaaaagaagaaattaagtttaaaaattgaacaGATGCAAGACAATATTCAACGTCTATCTCAACAAAACATTGAACTAGAAAATGTATTCAAAGATGCGCTAGaggaaaataagaaaatgcaaataaCTTTAGATCAGCGTCAAAAGGCCTACGATAAACAAAGTCAAGAACGTGAGGTAGAGCGCACGAAAATATCTGATTTAGAAAAACATGTAGAAACACTGAATAAGGAAAAACAACGTATTCAGACACTTAACGAAAGTGTGCAACGCCGTGCCGATGACTTAGAACGTATGGTTGATTCGCGCTCAAAAGAGATTGAACAGTACATAGAGAAAgtgaaaacttttgaaaatactAAAGAAACTGTTTATGAGCTGCAAGCTAAACTTAATACATTCGAACGGGAAAATGCCAGCCTTGCTAAAGAAGTGGCAAAATTAAAAGAGAACCTCGAAGAGAAATCAGTGTTGTTGGATGGTCAGTGTGCAGTAGTTGAAAATCaaactaaagaaatattacGCTTAACAAAATCTCTAGAAGAAGCTGAACTTACTCAGGTTCGACTTAATGACTTGGAAGTGCAAAATCAGGAACTGGTATCCCAACGAGATATTGATTTACAAACCATTGCCACTCTACGCAATGATTTGGTCACTGGCACTCTGGCCACCAATAAAGTGAGGCACAATTTGGAAAAACTTGGCTTAAATGTCGATCCCACAGATGAAAAAACTGAGTTGAATGTAGAAACAGTTGTAGAAAAATTGGTACGCAATCCGGAAACATTTAAAACCGTGCGTGAAATTATGCTCAATGTTTCTAAGGAACAATTAGAAAATGGTAATGCTAAATCAGATATTTGTGTACTTTGTCATCGGAAAGAAGTATTTACCGTTGAAAAGAACATAGAACTCTCTTCAGCTTCTGAAGTTTTTGAAATAGCGGAGTTAACAAAACTTTCAGAAGCCAACACACAACTAAGTGCGCTAAATGTGGCACTGCAATCAACATATGACCAACTACAAGCCGAAAATGCCCGCTTTAAAGTTGACGTTGCTACATTAGGTTCCCAGATAACCTCATTAAATACGCAACACGTTGCATTACAATTGGCCAATTCTCAATTGGCTGCTGACAAAGATGTACTTTTGAAAGAAAATGAACAGCTCAAAAAAGAGCATAAAAACCTTCTACAGGATCAAGTTACTTTGCAATGTTTACATGAGCAGCTATCATCGGAATACGAATCTCTTAACAAGGGCAAAGAACAACTCAAAGGAGTAGTACGGGACTTGCGTAATGAGTCACGCGAACTTCGAGAACATATTGTTGTCTTAGAAACCCAAATTGATGATTTGAAGCGCCAAAATACATCGATGAAATCTTGTTCCGAAGATCTTGCCATTCTTCGTACTGAACATTCAAAGCTGACGGATGATTTTCGTAACTTGTTCGCAACCAGCGAACGTTTTAAGaatgaatacaaaaatattcaagaaCAATACAAAATGATACGTATGGAAAATGGTAAACTAAAACTACAAAACAACGAACTCACTGGTGAATTGGGCAGTCGAAACGATCAACTAAAAATGCTAGAAATACAGTATGCGAAATCAACACAGCGCTGtgag atGTTGATGCAACAAAATGGAGATTTAGACACAGAACGAAAAACTTTAATGGAAAATGTTTCTCATCTACTAAAGCAATACCATGAATTATTAACCCTATCGCTAGAAGATAAAAAACATTTCCACGAAGAAGAGAAAAGTTACACAGAATGTGTACATAACTTAAATCGCCAAAAAGAAAAGTTAGAGGAAAAGATTATGGAACTCTTTAAAAAATCAGAAGCTGTTGtaccaaaaaa AAAACCATTTGCAAGTAATTTGGTAAGACGTGTAAAAAAAGCCAGTTCAGATTTGATGAATAAAGTTCCAAGTCgt AATCGTCGTTCTTGGATTGATGACTCCCGATTAACTCAATCACAGTTTATGATTGGTTCCGAATCAGGTGGCAATGATTCTGATAATAGTACCGAAGAACCACTATCGATTAACTCGGATACTCATTTGTTGCAGCGCAATATTCCAATACGTCAAAGTCTTCAGCG TGATGTTTTGGACCATTCCATTTCTCGTGGTGGTACTATGAGGAGTAGTTTGCAATCACAAAAACGTACGGATTTAAATAATTCACGTAGAAATAGCGTGCACGG taaaattataataaaattctgGGAATGTTCTGTGTAA